A region of uncultured Desulfobacter sp. DNA encodes the following proteins:
- the argH gene encoding argininosuccinate lyase, giving the protein MSEKLWGGRFSESTDKLMESFNASISVDKRLYDSDIKGSQAHLEMMAKQGIVSSEDAETLVHGLDTVKARIDNHEMEFTDALEDIHMHVEEDLGKVCGPVAKALHTGRSRNDQVALDVRIYLKEETLNLIGMLKDFQVALVTLADANRKTVMPGYTHLQRAQPVLFAHHMLAYYQMFNRDVERLEDSLKRLDVMPLGSAALAGTTFPIDREYTCQVLGFSRVSENSMDSVSDRDFVMEFISHASIIMIHLSRLSEELILWSTSEFAFITISDAFTTGSSIMPQKKNPDACELVRGKTGRVVGNLMAILTTMKSLPMAYNKDMQEDKEPLFDTIDTLKICLEVYTRMFAHIKVHKDRMREACMTGFLNATDFADYLVNKGVPFRTAHGIAGKAVAFALEQGKELDDLTLEEMSTFSDVIEKDVYKFISLDATVARRNSYGGTGFDNVSAAVDEAKKELGL; this is encoded by the coding sequence ATGAGTGAAAAATTATGGGGCGGGAGGTTTTCCGAATCCACGGACAAACTGATGGAGTCTTTTAATGCGTCCATCAGCGTGGATAAACGCCTTTATGACAGTGACATAAAAGGCAGCCAGGCCCACCTTGAAATGATGGCCAAACAGGGAATTGTCTCGTCCGAGGATGCCGAAACCCTTGTGCATGGTCTGGATACGGTAAAAGCCCGCATTGACAACCATGAAATGGAATTTACCGACGCCCTGGAAGACATTCACATGCATGTGGAAGAAGATCTGGGCAAGGTCTGCGGACCCGTGGCCAAAGCCCTGCATACGGGCAGAAGCCGCAATGATCAGGTGGCACTGGATGTACGTATTTATCTCAAAGAAGAGACTTTAAACCTCATCGGGATGCTTAAAGATTTCCAGGTGGCCCTGGTGACCCTTGCCGATGCCAACAGAAAAACAGTAATGCCCGGATACACCCACCTGCAACGCGCCCAGCCCGTATTGTTTGCTCATCACATGCTGGCATATTACCAGATGTTCAACCGGGATGTGGAACGGCTGGAGGACTCCCTGAAACGCCTTGATGTGATGCCCCTGGGTTCTGCCGCCCTGGCCGGCACCACCTTCCCCATTGACCGGGAGTATACCTGTCAGGTGTTAGGCTTTTCCCGGGTATCGGAAAACTCCATGGATTCCGTGTCGGATCGTGATTTTGTCATGGAATTTATATCCCATGCCTCCATCATCATGATCCACCTGTCCCGGTTGTCCGAGGAGCTGATTCTATGGTCCACATCGGAATTTGCATTTATCACCATTTCCGATGCCTTTACCACAGGTTCTTCCATCATGCCCCAGAAAAAAAATCCCGACGCCTGTGAGCTTGTCAGAGGTAAAACAGGACGCGTGGTGGGTAATCTCATGGCCATTTTAACCACCATGAAATCGTTGCCCATGGCCTATAACAAGGACATGCAGGAAGACAAGGAACCGTTGTTCGATACCATTGACACCCTGAAAATCTGCCTTGAGGTGTATACCCGCATGTTTGCCCATATCAAGGTGCATAAGGACCGGATGCGGGAAGCCTGCATGACAGGTTTTTTAAATGCAACGGATTTTGCCGATTACCTGGTCAACAAAGGCGTACCTTTCCGGACAGCCCATGGCATTGCCGGAAAAGCCGTGGCCTTTGCCCTGGAACAGGGTAAGGAACTTGATGATTTAACCCTTGAAGAGATGAGTACCTTCAGTGATGTTATTGAAAAGGATGTTTATAAATTCATCAGCCTGGACGCCACGGTAGCCCGGCGGAACTCTTATGGTGGAACAGGATTTGACAACGTGTCCGCAGCCGTGGATGAGGCAAAAAAGGAACTTGGGCTTTGA
- the folK gene encoding 2-amino-4-hydroxy-6-hydroxymethyldihydropteridine diphosphokinase — protein MNSPDPLSLTPAFLSIGSNVGNKIANLDLAIRRLGAAEGILVQAVSKFYKTAPQNYTDQDWFVNAAIKINTVHSPQKLLGVLQAIEKEQDLDGKPFRFGPRKIDLDIIFYGQKVMRTPTLVVPHPRMHERAFVLKPLCDIDKNLVHPVNGLTVGELFEQIKTDEGQAVIALAKEETREIFY, from the coding sequence TTGAATTCCCCTGATCCCCTATCCCTGACACCCGCATTCCTAAGTATCGGTTCCAATGTGGGTAATAAGATTGCCAACCTTGATCTGGCCATCAGGCGTCTTGGGGCTGCAGAAGGGATATTGGTTCAGGCGGTGTCAAAATTTTATAAAACAGCGCCCCAGAATTATACGGATCAGGACTGGTTTGTGAATGCTGCCATCAAGATTAATACCGTCCATTCGCCACAAAAACTTTTGGGTGTGCTGCAAGCCATCGAAAAAGAGCAGGATCTGGACGGCAAGCCTTTCAGATTCGGGCCGCGAAAGATCGATCTGGATATTATTTTTTACGGCCAAAAAGTGATGAGGACACCGACACTTGTGGTTCCCCATCCCAGAATGCACGAACGTGCCTTTGTATTAAAGCCCCTTTGCGACATAGATAAAAATCTGGTTCATCCGGTAAACGGCCTGACCGTGGGTGAACTGTTCGAACAAATTAAAACAGATGAAGGCCAGGCTGTGATTGCCCTGGCCAAGGAGGAGACCCGTGAAATTTTTTATTGA
- the fsa gene encoding fructose-6-phosphate aldolase — translation MKFFIDTANIEQIKDANDMGMVDGVTTNPSLIAKEEGEFKDIIAQICKIVDGPVSAEVISLEYEGMVEEARELVKIADNIAVKIPMTVEGLKAVKTLSAEGIKTNVTLVFSALQALMAAKAGATYVSPFVGRLDDLAQEGMGLIEEIVQIFTNYDFDTQIIVASVRSQLHVLQSALMGADIATIPYDVLKKLAAHHMTDKGIESFLADWKKKKKKKK, via the coding sequence GTGAAATTTTTTATTGATACAGCCAATATTGAACAAATTAAAGATGCCAATGATATGGGCATGGTGGATGGTGTGACCACAAACCCGTCCCTGATAGCCAAAGAAGAAGGTGAGTTCAAAGACATCATTGCACAAATCTGCAAAATTGTTGACGGACCTGTTTCCGCAGAAGTGATCAGCCTTGAGTATGAAGGCATGGTAGAAGAGGCCCGGGAACTTGTAAAAATTGCCGATAACATTGCCGTTAAAATCCCCATGACCGTGGAGGGTCTGAAAGCAGTTAAAACGCTATCTGCCGAAGGCATAAAAACCAATGTCACTCTGGTTTTCTCAGCACTCCAGGCCCTGATGGCTGCCAAGGCCGGCGCCACCTATGTATCCCCCTTTGTGGGCCGCCTTGATGACCTGGCCCAGGAAGGCATGGGGCTTATCGAAGAAATTGTCCAGATCTTTACCAACTATGATTTTGACACCCAGATCATTGTGGCTTCGGTGAGAAGCCAGCTGCATGTCCTGCAGTCCGCCCTGATGGGTGCGGACATTGCCACCATCCCCTATGACGTGCTTAAAAAACTGGCTGCCCATCATATGACGGACAAGGGCATCGAATCTTTCCTGGCAGACTGGAAAAAGAAAAAAAAGAAGAAGAAGTGA
- a CDS encoding ATP-binding protein, which produces MNDKQLLAYYGLKWNPFLPSIPVEALWQPPSMNSFIFRLENMTMNGGFALISGEPGLGKSKTLQLIANKFGKLDEVVVGVMERPQSSVGDFYREMGVLFGVNLSPANRYGGFKDLRERWKNHVKTTLFRPILIIDEAQEMLTGCLNELRLLNSTDFDSQNLLTTILCGDTRLPERFRTRALMSLGSRMQFRMKLDPYIREDLMNYMDHCLNTAGAPHLMTKTLIKTLVDHCAGNLRVLNNMSSEMLSSGIEKELNQLDEKLFIEIFSRQPPKK; this is translated from the coding sequence ATGAACGACAAACAACTTCTGGCTTATTACGGCCTTAAATGGAATCCGTTTTTACCCAGTATTCCGGTGGAAGCATTATGGCAGCCACCATCAATGAACAGTTTTATTTTTCGCCTTGAAAATATGACCATGAATGGCGGGTTTGCATTGATCAGCGGCGAACCCGGCCTGGGCAAATCCAAAACACTACAGCTCATTGCTAATAAATTCGGCAAACTGGATGAGGTCGTTGTTGGAGTGATGGAACGTCCTCAAAGCAGTGTCGGTGATTTTTACCGTGAAATGGGTGTTTTATTTGGCGTCAATCTAAGCCCTGCCAACCGCTACGGCGGATTTAAGGACCTTCGTGAACGTTGGAAAAATCATGTGAAAACAACCTTGTTCCGACCCATCCTTATCATAGATGAGGCTCAGGAGATGCTGACCGGCTGTTTAAACGAGTTACGCCTGTTAAACAGCACGGATTTTGACTCCCAAAATCTGCTGACCACTATTTTGTGTGGAGATACCCGGCTGCCGGAACGATTTAGGACAAGGGCGTTGATGTCACTGGGAAGCCGGATGCAGTTCCGGATGAAGCTTGACCCTTATATCAGGGAAGACTTGATGAACTATATGGATCATTGCCTGAACACTGCCGGTGCACCGCATTTGATGACCAAAACCCTGATAAAAACTCTTGTGGACCATTGTGCCGGCAATTTACGGGTCCTGAACAATATGTCCTCTGAAATGTTGAGTTCCGGTATTGAAAAAGAACTCAACCAACTGGATGAAAAACTTTTTATTGAAATTTTTTCCAGACAACCACCCAAAAAATAA